From Solanum lycopersicum chromosome 4, SLM_r2.1:
TTTAGTGGGCGTGTTCCTCCTAAAGCAAATGTTGCTACTTTATAAAATGGTGGAGGGGAAAGGAGTTAAAATATTTACTGTGTAGAGCTAGAAGTTGGAGGTTTGGCTGGAGGTTGTTCGTGTCCTCTGTTTCTATTGTTCTGCATTCTTAAGCTTTTGAGGTTGTTTGGGTAAATCTAAATTTAGGGTTTAAttgtcaaatttttaaaataaaaatgagggCTCTTGGAGACTTGAGCGATATCTTTTTATTAAGGGCCCGTAAATTGATGCCATTGACTATTTCTAGTAAGTTTATGTAGTCACTACTTTATGATTTAGATTAAACTGCTTTGTAGATTAATGAATTTTATCCATATCATagttctttttccttttttgttgtttgttaaTTACCCTTTGCCTTTCAATAACCAGCATGCTTGATAGTCAAATACTTTTTTAGAGCTAATGAAGGCAAATGCAATATCTGGATGTTATTATGTGTTAGTGGAAAATGTGTTGTTCACTTCCTTTTGTCTATTATACTCTGTTTGGAAATTATGATACTTTTTCCGTTCTTTCATGTGGTATTTTGGGGCTATGTGAAATGCATTTCAGTTGTATTACAGCAAAAGGAACTGTTCtgatttgattatcatattgAATACCCAGTTGAAGAGGAGAACTATATGAGGTTTGATATGTGTGGACTATCAATTCTGCAGATCAAGAGTTCTAGATTAAGTACACGATTAGTTTTGTTCATCAATTTGCTTTATAGGTCCAATTATGACGCACGAATCACTGATTAAAAAATACCTGCAGTGCTGTAGCCACTTTATActaccaaaaagaaaaagaagctgtagcttcatgatttttcatttaaGGATGTAACTGGATGATGCAATTGCCCTTTCATGTACTTCTGCTACCTGTAAATGTTATGCCAAAACCAAACATCCTGTTGTATTGGCCTCAATAGTAGACTCTTAATTGTGTTTCATGTGTTTGCCTAAGGTAGGTGCTGCTATCTTGAAATTTTTTGGATTCATAGTAATCAAGGATTGCAAGAGTTTAATCGACATGCTGATATTGTTGATCTGCAAGCACTGTTTTCCCTTTGGATGTTCATGCAGATAGTACATGAGAATCAAGGATGTGGTGcgcatttcatttcatttctaaTTCAAGCCTACAAGAGAGCTCTGCCGGTTTACCTTCCAGTTTATTTAGTTCCTGCACTCATTGTACATCGTCAAGGCATCTTGAAAAGGTACTGAATGTTGGTTTCTTCAATGATAAATCATCTTGTCTTCTTCGTTTTCTCTTGGATTATCCGTTGATCAGCCATTGGTTGATAAAATCTGTAGCATTATAGGAGAATTATTGTAGCATAGTTGTTACTACGAATAATTTATCATTTGGAAGTACATTTTCCTCATGATAGTCCATATTGCTTTTAGCCCATTCCATTTCCAAGCTCTATAAGCGTATAATCATCTTCCTTCAGCTCCAGTTATTACAACATTCTAAGGAAATTTTTGCAGACCTAACACAATTTTGGCGAAGGGTCTCCTCGGTACAGCAAGGTCTAGTCTATTTCTCTCCATGTATTGTTCGTCTGCCTGGTAAGAACTAAGAACTGATTTGATTTgtaaaatttttgcattttactgtctttattatgaataattttgCACGTTTTTCAGTCCTTTCGCCTGACGATGTTAAGCCCCCTCTAAGTTTAAGTACGCTTGCTTCAAAATGATTGCTCATCTCAAAGCTTCATCTGCTGTTTCATTGTTAGGTTGTGGACATGTTTTCTCTTCAGGCTGTTCAAGAGGTGTAACATCCCCATGGTGGCACTGGGAACGGTATAGGACAGATTAATTATCTTTCTTAACCAATTGTTTTGCTTCTCCCTTTGTAAAGCTAACATAAATACATTTTACAGTTCCCTACTGGTCTGGCCCTGGCAATCGAGAAGAAAAGCAGAAGGATAGAGATTTCACTCTATTGTCTTGCTCGGGCACTTGAGAGTTTCGTCACGTGCATGGCTGATGTTGGTTATTTGCCTCAGTCTGAAAAATTAAAGAGGGGTGATGTTGTGATCTTTAGCATGGCAACTGCAATTATCATGCATTGTTATGCTATGGAGAGGGATGTCTTTAAATCCAAGTATTTGAATGTTCTTGATTGGGTGTTTGGTGTGCCTCTTCCCCCCTATGATACCACTCCTCGCAAGAAATGGCGTTCCTCATCCATATAAAGAACCGCGAGATATAATTGTACACAATGCATGtcgcaaaaaaataatttaactttgtaCACCACAATAGTCATAGAACTAATCTACCTTCATGCAAATGTAGAATGATTTATGGTCTGTTTAGTTGGAACTTTGTTGCAGCCAGTACATTCAATTGTCTTGCATCATTATGATCGTGAAATTGTTCTATATTAGAAATTTGAGAGATGTTGTAATGTTAGCGATctcaaaatattcatatatcatATCGAGGCCTTTATAATTTGCTTATCCGTTAAGCAATGTAAAATGTTTGCAACAAATTATTCAGTGTTGCCAATCCTGAACTTCTTTTAGGTAGGCCAAGAATGATTTCCATGTCAACGTCTTAATGATTTTTCTTGAGAGATTAGCCAATATGGTTAAATTTCATACATTCATGTTTCATGCTTGATTTGGTCCGTCTAAAAACTTATGAACTTCAAAACAGAACTCTGAAGGTAGGAATTTCGATACATAACTACAATAACTGAAGacttataaacttcaaaacaGAAGTTTGAAGGTTGTAATTTCGATACAAAACTACAATCTCAGATATAGCAGTGTGGTGCAACAAAGAAGTTCTGGTAATTACTCCATAATATCGACAGTGTCTTCCAATAATAGCATTACAATTCAAAATGGTATATCATAACAAACCCCTTAAACCCTATAATCAAGAACCCTAATCCCCATTTCCAAACCAAAACATATCAAtacccaaaaaaagaaaaaaaaaactaatcagACCTCGTCTTCATGAAGAAGCATATTGGGAATGCCTTTATTGACAGGAAATTTCCGGCCAGTCTCTGGACAAACCAAGGCACCCTCTTCAAGATGAAGCTCGAGAAGGGCATGATGAAACTTATGAAGAAAATCATCTGAGTTTACCATAGCAGCATCAACATTTTCAGGCAGTTCAGCGTAACCCATGGTTCTAGAAGCTTCCGCCAGTGCCTTCCATTCAACCTTATGGAACATGTTCTTGAGAAAATCGATATTAAAATCAACCTCTTTCTCTACCACTTTCACAACCTCGATCTTCAACGGGAATCCATTTGCGACTCCCTTGATGTTGGATGATAACATGTTGTGAGTTAACAACCTCATCTGCGaataaatttcatgaaaacaaaaatttcCCAGTAAGAAAACATTTCAAACacttaaattcaaaaaaatactcGGGGGAGAAAAcagaaacaaaagaaattagaatTACTTTGAAGTTGGGATGAATTTGCTAATGCGATGAACTTCCGATTTTATAGGCCTTAGACGGCGCCGGAGAAATTGTATTTTCAGTCCTCTCTCTTACTTCTCGAGCTGCTCTAATGGTTGTTCTGCGAGGCGTTTTTGTGGCAGGGGTAAAGAGGAAGTCTAGGGTTTGGGCCAGAGTTAGGGTCGGGCCAGTAATGTAGCCACTTGTGAGTTGTGATGACAATGTTTTGAAATATAGCC
This genomic window contains:
- the LOC101254687 gene encoding multifunctional methyltransferase subunit TRM112 homolog A, with the protein product MRLLTHNMLSSNIKGVANGFPLKIEVVKVVEKEVDFNIDFLKNMFHKVEWKALAEASRTMGYAELPENVDAAMVNSDDFLHKFHHALLELHLEEGALVCPETGRKFPVNKGIPNMLLHEDEV